Proteins encoded by one window of Leopardus geoffroyi isolate Oge1 chromosome X, O.geoffroyi_Oge1_pat1.0, whole genome shotgun sequence:
- the SNX12 gene encoding sorting nexin-12, with protein sequence MSDTAVADTRRLNSKPQDLTDAYGPPSNFLEIDIFNPQTVGVGRARFTTYEVRMRTNLPIFKLKESCVRRRYSDFEWLKNELERDSKIVVPPLPGKALKRQLPFRGDEGIFEESFIEERRQGLEQFINKIAGHPLAQNERCLHMFLQEEAIDRNYVPGKVRQ encoded by the exons ATGTCGGACACGGCAGTGGCTGACACTCGGCGCCTTAACTCGAAGCCGCAGGACCTGACCGACGCTTACGGGCCGCCAAGTAACTTCCTCGAGATCGACATCTTTAATCCACAGACGGTGGGCGTGGGCCGCGCGCGCTTCACCACCTATGAGGTTCGCATGCGG ACAAACCTACCTATCTTCAAGCTGAAGGAGTCCTGTGTACGGCGGCGCTATAGTGACTTTGAGTGGCTTAAAAATGAGCTGGAGCGAGATAGTAAG ATTGTAGTACCACCACTGCCTGGGAAAGCCTTGAAGCGTCAGCTCCCTTTTCGAGGAGATGAAGGGATATTTGAGGAGTCCTTCATTGAAGAAAGGAGGCAGGGCCTCGAACAGTTTATTAACAA AATTGCTGGGCACCCACTGGCTCAGAATGAACGCTGCCTACACATGTTCCTGCAGGAGGAGGCAATTGACAGGAACTACGTCCCTGGGAAGGTGCGCCAGTAG